In Archangium violaceum, the following are encoded in one genomic region:
- a CDS encoding tetratricopeptide repeat protein, translating to MAATDGNHGGQRDWRRRESLPSALLQVGVVAVLLAGAVAYVVHRGSVRQQVDTRMKAARTLVQRDNPADLSKALAELEALFQLDGDARDAQALAAEVNTRLWLEHRQPEAEARAREHLARAEALDSRSGERYGARAMLLVAEGKATEAEKYLEELKTQGAKSPKLALAEAQTLLARGRLSDARQAFARASETAWREPRYSVAHGEALLDEGMYAQAAEALKKATSANPDHLRARLSLALARLYQGGGRDEAAKTVSDMKAREAELTPALKARAGAVRAALALAEGRTDEARKDAEEALATSPDEHHALFIRARALALNKDPGARAAFQEAVAKRRTAPLLYLDGAPALQQAGDGEGALALLDGYEAVFRDVQVPAPEGKTVAALERDDRYWLARGRVLEALSRTDDAMTAYDRALAVRGVSMARAQYAKASLLMARKDYDAARPLLVEVAPENGMGSMPEAYEALGDLLFAKGEFANGCQSYFLGMSRSRLQGMPRETLKEKVSDVEKRLVDAGQSSIAKAWRTEAEALLQ from the coding sequence ATGGCCGCGACCGACGGAAACCACGGCGGACAGAGGGACTGGCGGAGGCGGGAGAGTCTGCCCAGCGCGCTCCTCCAGGTGGGAGTGGTGGCCGTGCTGCTGGCGGGCGCGGTGGCGTACGTGGTGCACCGGGGCTCGGTGCGGCAGCAGGTGGACACGCGGATGAAGGCGGCGCGGACGCTGGTCCAGCGCGACAACCCGGCGGACCTGAGCAAGGCCCTGGCGGAGCTGGAGGCCCTCTTCCAATTGGACGGGGACGCGCGGGACGCCCAGGCGCTGGCGGCCGAGGTGAACACACGGCTGTGGCTGGAGCACCGCCAGCCCGAGGCGGAGGCCCGGGCCCGGGAGCACCTGGCGCGCGCGGAGGCGTTGGACTCGCGCTCGGGCGAGCGCTACGGCGCGCGGGCGATGCTGCTGGTGGCCGAGGGCAAGGCCACGGAGGCGGAGAAGTATCTGGAGGAATTGAAGACGCAGGGCGCCAAGAGCCCCAAGCTGGCGCTCGCCGAGGCCCAGACGCTGCTGGCGCGCGGGCGGCTGTCGGACGCGAGGCAGGCCTTCGCGCGGGCCAGTGAGACGGCGTGGCGGGAGCCGCGCTACTCCGTGGCCCATGGCGAGGCCCTGCTCGACGAGGGCATGTACGCCCAGGCCGCCGAGGCGCTGAAGAAGGCCACGTCGGCCAATCCGGACCACCTGCGCGCCCGGCTGTCGCTGGCGCTCGCGCGGCTGTACCAGGGCGGGGGACGGGACGAGGCGGCGAAGACGGTGTCCGACATGAAGGCCCGCGAGGCCGAGCTCACCCCGGCGCTGAAGGCCCGGGCAGGTGCGGTGCGAGCGGCGCTCGCGCTGGCCGAGGGGCGCACGGACGAGGCCCGGAAGGACGCGGAGGAGGCGCTCGCCACGTCACCGGACGAGCACCATGCCCTCTTCATCCGCGCGCGGGCGCTGGCGCTGAACAAGGATCCGGGGGCTCGCGCGGCCTTCCAGGAGGCGGTGGCGAAGCGGCGGACGGCCCCCCTGCTCTATCTGGACGGTGCGCCAGCGCTGCAACAGGCGGGGGATGGCGAGGGCGCGCTGGCGTTGCTGGATGGGTACGAGGCCGTCTTCCGCGACGTCCAGGTGCCGGCGCCCGAGGGCAAGACGGTGGCGGCGCTGGAGCGGGACGATCGCTACTGGCTGGCGCGAGGCCGGGTGCTGGAGGCACTGTCGCGCACGGACGACGCGATGACGGCGTATGACCGGGCCCTGGCGGTGAGGGGCGTGAGCATGGCGCGCGCGCAGTACGCGAAGGCGTCGCTGCTGATGGCGCGCAAGGACTATGACGCCGCCCGGCCGCTGCTGGTGGAGGTGGCGCCGGAGAACGGCATGGGCAGCATGCCCGAGGCCTACGAGGCGCTGGGAGACCTGCTCTTCGCCAAGGGCGAGTTCGCCAATGGCTGCCAGA
- a CDS encoding homoserine kinase encodes MALYTTLDAAAFARLSEAYGLGTVHEFTGIPQGSINSNFRLVTASGRYFVRHTTVRSADDLRFEADLLSLLNESHCPAPRLVSTREGAPFLELEGGRVCVFAWLVGEELTRAQLTTEHLESLGMELGKLHRITLSFGGSRTNPYGPEVVSGWLEGLKRNPDAELSSIAGELEGYLARAESERGGLEPRGVIHADLFMDNVKWLGDRVSALFDFEMACRDAYVLDVAITLNAWCFDNGAYRPELCRALLRGYQVERALLPVEREHLFGHALFGSVRYTASRIRDFHLSGLPPDKLAPKDFRTYLARARTLVRLGSEGLRALAGV; translated from the coding sequence ATGGCGCTCTACACCACGCTGGATGCGGCGGCCTTCGCCCGGCTCTCGGAAGCCTACGGGTTGGGGACCGTGCACGAGTTCACGGGCATTCCCCAGGGCTCCATCAACTCCAACTTCCGGTTGGTGACGGCCTCGGGGCGCTACTTCGTGCGGCACACCACGGTGCGCTCGGCGGACGACCTACGCTTCGAGGCGGACCTGCTCTCGCTGCTCAACGAGTCCCACTGCCCGGCGCCGCGGCTCGTCTCCACGCGCGAGGGCGCGCCCTTCCTGGAGCTGGAGGGAGGCCGGGTGTGCGTCTTCGCGTGGCTGGTGGGCGAGGAGCTCACGCGCGCGCAGCTCACCACCGAGCACCTGGAGTCGCTGGGAATGGAGCTGGGCAAGCTGCACCGCATCACCCTGTCCTTCGGGGGCTCGCGCACCAACCCGTACGGCCCGGAGGTGGTGAGCGGCTGGCTGGAGGGGCTTAAGCGCAACCCGGACGCGGAGCTGTCCTCCATCGCTGGCGAGCTGGAGGGCTACCTGGCGCGGGCCGAGTCGGAGCGCGGAGGGCTGGAGCCGCGCGGTGTCATCCACGCGGACCTCTTCATGGACAACGTGAAGTGGCTGGGGGACCGGGTGAGCGCGCTCTTCGACTTCGAGATGGCGTGCCGGGACGCGTACGTGCTGGACGTGGCCATCACCCTCAACGCGTGGTGCTTCGACAACGGGGCGTACCGGCCGGAGCTGTGCCGGGCGCTGCTGCGCGGCTACCAGGTGGAGCGCGCGCTGCTGCCGGTGGAGCGCGAGCACCTCTTCGGGCACGCGCTCTTCGGTTCGGTGCGCTACACCGCCAGCCGCATCCGCGACTTCCACCTGTCCGGGCTGCCGCCTGACAAATTGGCACCGAAGGACTTCCGCACCTACCTGGCCCGGGCCCGGACCCTGGTGCGCCTGGGGTCCGAGGGCCTGCGCGCGCTCGCGGGCGTGTGA
- a CDS encoding nuclear transport factor 2 family protein — protein sequence MNVRLLPACALLLLVACGPRNIPGTQIPDTSDSRAILDVMERYRSAIEARDAKAIQQLVSKSFRDNGGTEDPQDDLTYANLPQALPALFAQLESARVDLDIRSVNVRNDGAATVIYYWNVSWRASGLIEKSQRDSELEQMVFQKEDGQWRIVSGI from the coding sequence ATGAACGTCCGTCTGCTCCCTGCCTGTGCCCTCCTGCTGCTCGTGGCCTGCGGCCCGCGCAACATCCCCGGCACGCAGATCCCCGACACCAGTGACTCCCGCGCCATCCTCGACGTGATGGAGCGCTACCGCTCCGCCATCGAGGCGCGCGATGCCAAGGCCATCCAACAGCTCGTCTCCAAGTCCTTCCGGGACAATGGCGGCACCGAGGATCCCCAGGATGACCTGACGTACGCCAACCTGCCCCAGGCGCTCCCCGCCCTCTTCGCCCAGCTCGAGTCGGCCCGGGTGGACCTCGACATCCGCTCGGTGAACGTGCGCAACGACGGGGCGGCCACCGTCATCTACTACTGGAACGTCAGCTGGCGCGCCTCCGGGCTGATCGAGAAGTCCCAGCGCGACTCCGAGCTGGAGCAGATGGTCTTCCAGAAGGAAGACGGCCAGTGGCGGATCGTCTCCGGCATCTGA
- a CDS encoding TIGR02266 family protein, whose translation MAEQKTGSEHRQHARAPIELKVDYKKLNSFFADYTKNISKGGTFIKTKKPLPIGTRFLFKLTVPQREAPFELLGEVVWSKGDAEEPGMGIRFIYNDERQRGEFEGVVERLMADSLGTQLTEKLLNKQLHLG comes from the coding sequence ATGGCCGAACAGAAGACAGGCTCTGAACACCGCCAACATGCTCGTGCGCCCATCGAGCTGAAGGTGGACTACAAGAAGCTCAACTCGTTCTTCGCCGATTACACGAAGAACATCTCGAAGGGTGGGACCTTCATCAAGACGAAGAAGCCGCTGCCCATCGGAACGCGCTTCCTGTTCAAGCTGACGGTGCCCCAGCGCGAGGCGCCCTTCGAACTGCTCGGCGAGGTGGTCTGGTCCAAGGGCGATGCCGAGGAGCCCGGCATGGGCATCCGCTTCATCTACAACGACGAGCGCCAGCGCGGCGAGTTCGAAGGTGTGGTGGAGCGGCTGATGGCGGACAGCCTGGGGACGCAGCTCACGGAGAAGCTGCTGAACAAGCAGCTGCACCTGGGATGA
- a CDS encoding DUF192 domain-containing protein, which produces MLLLAACEAPEAKGRPPAPAGRVVTDVSAEDYVGPTLPRARVLLKDAYGGVHRVDVEVAATSDTRTRGLMWRKELAAGKGMLFVFPRDEVQSFWMRNTLIPLDMLFINAAGRIVGIIENAEPRTLTPRTVGVPGRYVLEVPGGWCQKVGITRGSSVELQGLESIQVVP; this is translated from the coding sequence GTGCTGCTGCTGGCGGCCTGCGAGGCTCCCGAGGCCAAGGGCAGACCGCCCGCGCCGGCGGGGAGGGTGGTGACGGACGTGAGCGCGGAGGATTACGTGGGGCCCACGCTGCCGCGAGCGAGGGTGCTGCTCAAGGATGCCTACGGAGGCGTGCACCGGGTGGACGTGGAGGTGGCCGCCACGTCCGACACGCGCACGCGCGGGCTGATGTGGCGCAAGGAGCTGGCGGCGGGCAAGGGCATGCTCTTCGTCTTCCCTCGCGACGAGGTGCAGAGCTTCTGGATGCGCAACACGCTCATCCCGTTGGACATGCTCTTCATCAACGCGGCGGGGCGCATCGTGGGCATCATCGAGAACGCCGAGCCGCGCACGCTCACTCCGCGCACGGTGGGGGTGCCGGGGCGCTACGTGCTGGAGGTGCCCGGCGGTTGGTGCCAGAAGGTGGGCATCACGCGTGGGAGCTCCGTGGAACTTCAAGGGTTGGAGTCCATCCAGGTCGTGCCCTGA